The following is a genomic window from Desulfurobacteriaceae bacterium.
AGGTTCTATTAAAACAGTCATTGCTTGGATTTTTCTTCTCATATCATCTTCATAAATTTCCGCAAGTCTTAAAAGGGACTTGTCCAAAGCTCCGGTTTCTTCCCCAAGCTTTACCATTCTTATAATCGGAGTCTCAAAGAAGTTAGTTTTTTCCATGGCAATTGACAGCATATCACCGGCTAAAACGTTCTCTTTTACTTTTGAGAAAGCTTCCTTTATAAAAAGGTTCTGTTCTACATGATTTATGATTATCTCAAGAGCATTTATTATTGTTCCGCCACTCCGGTAAACTTCTGCTAAAGCCCTCATATCACGGGAAAGGCTCGCCTTTAAGAAAATAACCCCAACAACAGGAAACTTTATTTTTACTTTGTCCCAGAAGTATTTAACTTTCTGGAACTTTCTAGTTAAAAGTTTAAAAACGACAAAGATTATCACTGGAGTTAAAACTATTTGTTTCCAAAAGAGTGGAACAAACTCTCCAGCCCACAGTAAAAGTTTTGTTGGAAGGGGATAGTCTTTTAATCCCATGGCTGTAATTGCAGGAATTACCTGAGGAACTATGTAACCAAACATTATCGCGATAACAAAAACCATAACAACCGCAACAAAAGTAGGATAGGCAAGGGCTTGTTTAACCTCTTTTTCTATGGAAATAATCCAGTCTAAATACTCTGCATAGTTTTGAAAAACTTTTGGAAGTGCATCGCTATTTTCTCCAACCTTCACGAGACCTATTAAATCCTTTGGGAAAATCTTAACTTCTTCCATCGCTTCAGATAGAGATTTTCCTGCTGTAATCATATCTTTAAGCTGCAATACAACTTTTTGGAAATACTTATTTTTTGTACTTTTTGAAACATCTTCTAAAATCCCTAGAATTGGAATTCCCATATCAAGGGCTCTTCCAACGTAAAAACAAAAATCTGCAAGTTCTTGTTTAGAAATTTTTTTCCTTTTTAAAAGATCAAGGATGGAAAAGTCCTCTAAGGATGAAAACCAGTCTTTTTTATACTCAAGGAGTATGACGTTTCTTCGTGAATAAAGAGACAGTAGTTCGTTTTCATCGTTAGCCTCTATCTTTTCCTCTACAACCTGCCCGTCTACATCCAAAAAAACAACCTTAAACTTAGGCATTCCTAAACCGTACTAAGGTTCTCAAAAGACACTCCAATAACTTTAGAAATTCCCGGTACTTCCATAGTTATACCATAAAGGACATCTGCTGCTTCCATAGTAAGCTTGTTGTGAGTAACAACGATAACCTGAGTTTCAAGAGCCATCTGTTTTAAAAGCTCTATAAATCTTAGTGTGTTAGCATCGTCCAGTGCTGCGTCAACTTCATCAAGAACTACAAACGGTGCAGGACGAACGGAGTAGAGAGCATAAAGGAATGCCAAAGCTACTAATGTCCTCTCTCCACCAGAAAGCAAGTTTATGCTACCGTGTTTTTTACCTGGAGGCTTTGCTTCTATTTCAATACCATCATCTTGTAGGATTAACCTTGCAGAACCTCCCCCAAAGATCTGACGAAAAGCTTTCTTGAAATTCTTATTTACATCATTAAAGGTTTTTGTGAATCTCTTCTCTATTTCCTCATCAAGCTTTTTAATAGCTTCTTTTAAGTTCTTTATGGACTCTACCAAGTCTTTTTCCTGTTCCAAAATAAATCCATAGCGTTCCTTTACTTTCTCATACTCCTCTATTGCTAAGAGATTAACGCTTCCGATTTTTGCTATCTTTTCTTTTACCCTTGAAAGCTCTTCTTCTATCTTATCCTCCTCCTTCACGGTAGAAGAGAGTTCTAAAGCTTCTTGCACACTACTATCAAGATCTAAAATCTTGGATATCGTTTCTTCTTCTTTAACGTTAAGTCTTGCAAGGTTTATCTCTGCTTCCTTTAACTTTTTCTGAACCTCCTGAAGATCTTTAGACTTTAACTTTAAAGCCTCTTCTTTTGTTTTAACTAAACCAGAAATTTCATTTCTTCTTTCTTCTAGAGTCTTTAGCTCAAGTCTTATTTCATTTATGGTCTCATCAACTCCGTTTAAAATATTGTAAGACCTTTCTAAATCTTCTTTAGCTTTTTCTAAAAGCTTTCTATCTTTTTCTATCTTCTTCTCTATTTCTTCAATTTCTCTTTGAAGGGTCTTTATAAATCTTTCCTTTCCTTCCCTTTTCTCCTTAACGTTTCTTAACTTTTCCAAAAGTAAAACCTTGGAAGACGAATAGGATGAAACTGTTTCTCTTTGCTTTAAAATTCTGTCTTCCAAGTCTTTTAATTCATTCTCAAGTTTTTCAAGAAGGGAAATTTTCTCTCCCTTTTTACCTTCAAGTTCTTTAAGCTTCCTTTCAAAAATTTCCATCTTTGAAGAAAAAGAAGCAAGAGTTTCTTCAGCCCGTTTAAGTTTCTCTGAAAGATCTTCCTTCCTTCTTTCAAGCTCTGAAATTTTCTTCTTACTTTCCTTTATCTTTGAACTTAATTCAAAAATTTCCATCTTTTTCTTTTGAATTTTCTCTTTTAAGCTATCAAGTTCCCAATCTTTTTCCCTAAGTTCTTCTTTTAGTGGAGAAAGTTTTTTTCTTAAACTGGAAAG
Proteins encoded in this region:
- a CDS encoding type II secretion system F family protein; this encodes MPKFKVVFLDVDGQVVEEKIEANDENELLSLYSRRNVILLEYKKDWFSSLEDFSILDLLKRKKISKQELADFCFYVGRALDMGIPILGILEDVSKSTKNKYFQKVVLQLKDMITAGKSLSEAMEEVKIFPKDLIGLVKVGENSDALPKVFQNYAEYLDWIISIEKEVKQALAYPTFVAVVMVFVIAIMFGYIVPQVIPAITAMGLKDYPLPTKLLLWAGEFVPLFWKQIVLTPVIIFVVFKLLTRKFQKVKYFWDKVKIKFPVVGVIFLKASLSRDMRALAEVYRSGGTIINALEIIINHVEQNLFIKEAFSKVKENVLAGDMLSIAMEKTNFFETPIIRMVKLGEETGALDKSLLRLAEIYEDDMRRKIQAMTVLIEPTLQLILGGILGIIALGILLPVYDVISEMR